In one Cupriavidus taiwanensis genomic region, the following are encoded:
- a CDS encoding tetratricopeptide repeat protein: protein MSLPLTTPFFAVSAARVRRRGVRTVLPLLALAAALAGPASAQHGPLSLAVPNSPVGGIQSSDPGMGEAQQAANARRYEDAIKNFDRVLAANPRNAQARFQRAWALAQAGREDEAIQAFSEMAQDFPELPEPHNNLALLYAKRGDLKRAEAELLLATEVKPAFAVGYTNLGDVYRRLAEQAYTEALRRNPGDARASAGLRQLSPASAVAAPPKPAAPAATGRKAAPGGRQSPASAPVAN from the coding sequence ATGAGCCTGCCGCTGACCACCCCGTTTTTCGCCGTTTCCGCTGCGCGCGTGCGCCGGCGCGGAGTTCGCACCGTCCTGCCGCTGCTGGCCCTGGCCGCGGCGCTGGCAGGCCCCGCGTCCGCGCAGCACGGCCCGCTGTCGCTGGCGGTGCCGAACTCGCCGGTCGGCGGCATCCAGTCGAGCGACCCGGGCATGGGCGAGGCCCAGCAAGCCGCCAACGCGCGCCGCTACGAGGACGCCATCAAAAACTTCGACCGCGTGCTGGCCGCCAACCCGCGCAATGCGCAGGCCCGCTTCCAGCGCGCCTGGGCGCTGGCCCAGGCGGGCCGCGAGGACGAAGCGATCCAGGCCTTCAGCGAGATGGCGCAGGACTTTCCCGAACTGCCCGAGCCGCACAACAACCTGGCGCTGCTCTATGCCAAGCGCGGCGACCTGAAGCGCGCCGAGGCCGAATTGCTGCTCGCCACCGAGGTCAAGCCCGCCTTCGCCGTCGGCTACACCAACCTGGGCGACGTCTACCGCCGCCTGGCCGAGCAGGCCTACACCGAAGCCCTGCGCCGCAATCCCGGCGATGCCCGCGCCAGTGCCGGCCTGCGCCAGCTGTCCCCGGCTTCCGCCGTGGCAGCGCCTCCGAAGCCGGCCGCACCGGCGGCCACCGGCCGCAAGGCGGCGCCGGGCGGGCGCCAGTCGCCTGCCAGCGCCCCCGTGGCCAACTGA
- the cysS gene encoding cysteine--tRNA ligase, with product MQPLNIYNTLAREKQPFVPIEPGKVRMYVCGMTVYDYCHVGHARVMVVFDMVHRWLRAAGYEVTYVQNITDIDDKIIRRAVENGETIGELTTRFIQYMHEDAAALGVIRPDHEPRATDYVPQMLDMIGKLEAKGLAYQASDGDVNYSVRKFDGYGSLSGKSLEDLRAGERVSANDAKQDPLDFVLWKSAKASEPPESKWDSKWGAGRPGWHIECSAMSCALLGEHFDIHGGGADLQFPHHENEIAQSEGASGKPFVNLWMHNGFVRINDEKMSKSLGNFFTIREVLKAYDAEVVRFFILRAHYRSPLNYSDAHLDDARHALTRLYTALKDNQPGGCAVDWDEPHAKRFAEAMGDDFNTPIAMSVLFDLASEINRTGSTAAARQLKGLAGTLGLLERDPHTFLQGGGKADAGPAPDEIEKLIAARKAAKAERNFAEADRIRAQLLEAGIVLEDKPGGATEWRRA from the coding sequence ATGCAGCCTTTGAACATCTACAACACGCTCGCGCGTGAGAAGCAGCCATTCGTGCCAATCGAACCCGGCAAGGTCCGCATGTACGTGTGCGGCATGACCGTGTACGACTACTGCCACGTCGGCCACGCGCGCGTGATGGTGGTGTTCGACATGGTGCACCGGTGGCTGCGCGCTGCCGGCTACGAGGTGACGTATGTGCAGAACATCACCGACATCGATGACAAGATCATCCGCCGCGCGGTCGAGAACGGCGAGACCATCGGCGAGCTGACCACGCGCTTCATCCAGTACATGCACGAAGACGCCGCCGCGCTGGGCGTGATCCGTCCCGACCATGAGCCGCGCGCCACCGACTACGTGCCGCAGATGCTCGACATGATCGGCAAGCTGGAAGCAAAGGGACTGGCCTACCAGGCCAGCGACGGCGACGTGAACTACTCGGTGCGCAAGTTCGATGGCTACGGCAGTCTCTCCGGCAAGTCGCTGGAAGACCTGCGCGCCGGCGAGCGTGTCAGCGCCAACGATGCCAAGCAGGACCCGCTCGACTTCGTCCTGTGGAAATCCGCCAAGGCCAGCGAGCCGCCCGAGAGCAAGTGGGACTCGAAGTGGGGCGCCGGCCGGCCGGGCTGGCACATTGAATGCTCTGCAATGAGCTGCGCGCTGCTGGGCGAGCATTTCGACATCCATGGCGGCGGGGCCGACCTGCAGTTCCCGCACCACGAAAACGAGATCGCGCAGTCCGAAGGCGCCAGCGGCAAGCCCTTCGTCAACCTGTGGATGCACAACGGCTTCGTGCGCATCAACGACGAGAAAATGTCCAAGTCGCTTGGCAATTTTTTCACTATCCGCGAGGTGCTGAAGGCGTACGACGCCGAGGTCGTGCGCTTCTTCATCCTGCGCGCGCACTACCGCAGCCCGCTGAACTACAGCGATGCGCACCTGGACGATGCGCGCCACGCGCTGACGCGCCTGTACACGGCGCTCAAGGACAACCAGCCGGGCGGCTGCGCGGTGGACTGGGACGAGCCGCACGCAAAGCGCTTTGCCGAAGCCATGGGCGACGACTTCAACACGCCGATCGCGATGTCGGTGCTGTTCGACCTGGCCAGCGAGATCAACCGCACCGGCTCGACCGCGGCCGCGCGCCAGCTCAAGGGGCTGGCCGGCACGCTGGGCCTGCTCGAGCGTGACCCGCATACCTTCCTGCAGGGCGGCGGCAAGGCCGACGCTGGCCCGGCGCCGGACGAGATCGAAAAACTGATCGCGGCGCGCAAGGCCGCCAAGGCCGAGCGCAACTTTGCCGAGGCGGACCGCATCCGCGCCCAGCTGCTGGAAGCGGGCATCGTGCTGGAAGACAAGCCGGGCGGTGCCACCGAGTGGAGGCGTGCTTGA
- a CDS encoding DNA-3-methyladenine glycosylase family protein — translation MNAAARKPATATPPAAAGRAKAAGPRPAKAGAREAPLPDGKDSSKDARPAVRAARNAKAVLPEAQAVPLPVETVVDAVRPAYWDEACADLMKRDRILRKMIPTYGPAHLVSRGDPFVTLARAVVGQQISVKAAQSVWERLHAVCPRLAPAQFLRAGPEKLAGCGVSKRKAEYLIDLAGHFKAGTVHVAQWAQMDDEAVIAELTQIRGIGRWTAEMFLMFNLMRPNVLPLDDIGLINAISANYFSGEPVTRSEAREVAANWEPWRTVATWYMWRSLDPLPVTY, via the coding sequence TTGAACGCTGCCGCGCGCAAGCCCGCCACCGCCACGCCGCCCGCCGCCGCGGGGCGGGCGAAGGCGGCCGGCCCGCGCCCGGCCAAGGCCGGCGCCAGGGAGGCGCCGCTGCCCGACGGCAAGGACAGCAGCAAGGACGCACGGCCCGCGGTGAGGGCCGCGCGCAACGCCAAGGCCGTGCTGCCCGAGGCGCAGGCGGTGCCGCTGCCGGTCGAGACCGTGGTCGACGCGGTGCGCCCCGCCTACTGGGACGAGGCCTGCGCGGACCTGATGAAGCGCGACCGCATCCTGCGCAAGATGATCCCGACCTACGGCCCGGCGCACCTGGTCTCGCGCGGCGACCCGTTCGTCACGCTGGCGCGCGCGGTGGTGGGCCAGCAGATCTCGGTCAAGGCGGCGCAGTCGGTGTGGGAGCGGCTGCACGCGGTCTGCCCGCGGCTGGCGCCGGCGCAGTTCCTGCGCGCCGGTCCCGAGAAACTGGCGGGCTGCGGCGTGTCCAAGCGCAAGGCGGAATACCTGATCGACCTGGCCGGGCATTTCAAGGCCGGCACCGTGCACGTCGCGCAGTGGGCGCAGATGGACGACGAGGCCGTGATCGCCGAGCTGACGCAGATCCGCGGCATCGGGCGCTGGACCGCCGAGATGTTCCTGATGTTCAATCTGATGCGGCCTAACGTGCTGCCGCTTGACGACATCGGCCTGATCAACGCGATTTCCGCCAATTACTTCAGTGGCGAGCCGGTCACGCGCAGCGAGGCGCGCGAGGTGGCGGCCAACTGGGAGCCGTGGCGGACCGTGGCAACCTGGTATATGTGGCGTAGTCTGGACCCGCTGCCTGTGACGTACTAG
- a CDS encoding acetyl-CoA carboxylase carboxyltransferase subunit alpha encodes MKTTFLDFEQPIAELEAKIEELRFVQDDSAVDISEEISRLAGKSQQLTKDIYANLSPWQVAQIARHPQRPYTLDYVREIFTDFHELHGDRTFADDLSIIGGLARFNGQSCMVIGHQKGRDTKERAMRNFGMPKPEGYRKAKRLMELADKFGLPIFTFVDTPGAFPGIDAEERGQSEAIGHNLYVMAGLKVPLIATIIGEGGSGGALAIAVGDVVQMLQFATYAVISPEGCASILWKTAEKAPEAAEALGLTAHRLKALGLIDKIVSEPLGGAHRDYKGMAALLKRSLAESLRQFQGMSVKELQARRYERLLAYGKFKETGAQQ; translated from the coding sequence ATGAAAACCACCTTCCTGGATTTTGAGCAGCCCATTGCCGAACTCGAGGCAAAGATCGAAGAACTGCGCTTCGTGCAGGACGATTCGGCTGTCGATATTTCCGAAGAGATTTCGCGGCTGGCCGGCAAGAGCCAGCAGCTGACCAAAGACATCTATGCCAACCTGAGCCCGTGGCAGGTTGCGCAGATCGCCCGCCACCCCCAGCGCCCCTACACGCTGGACTACGTGCGCGAGATCTTTACCGATTTCCACGAACTGCACGGCGACCGCACCTTCGCCGACGACCTGTCGATCATCGGCGGCCTGGCACGCTTCAATGGCCAGTCGTGCATGGTGATCGGCCACCAGAAGGGCCGTGACACGAAAGAGCGCGCCATGCGCAATTTCGGCATGCCCAAGCCCGAGGGCTACCGCAAGGCCAAGCGCCTGATGGAACTGGCCGACAAGTTCGGGCTGCCGATCTTCACCTTCGTCGACACCCCGGGCGCGTTCCCCGGCATCGACGCCGAAGAGCGCGGCCAGTCCGAGGCCATCGGCCACAACCTGTATGTGATGGCCGGCCTGAAGGTGCCGCTGATCGCCACCATCATCGGCGAGGGCGGTTCGGGCGGCGCGCTGGCGATTGCCGTCGGCGACGTGGTGCAGATGCTGCAGTTCGCCACCTACGCGGTGATCTCGCCGGAAGGCTGCGCCTCGATCCTGTGGAAGACCGCCGAGAAGGCGCCGGAAGCCGCCGAGGCGCTGGGCCTGACCGCGCACCGCCTGAAGGCGCTGGGCCTGATCGACAAGATCGTGAGCGAGCCGCTGGGCGGCGCACATCGGGACTACAAGGGCATGGCGGCGCTGCTCAAGCGCTCGCTGGCCGAGTCGCTGCGCCAGTTCCAGGGCATGAGCGTGAAGGAGTTGCAGGCGCGCCGCTACGAGCGCCTGCTGGCCTATGGCAAGTTCAAGGAAACCGGCGCCCAGCAGTGA